The sequence CAATCTCATGCTACAAGAATATAAGAGGCATTCAAACTCAAATCATCTATAAGTTAAAATACAATAAAGGCTAATTTGGTTAATCTAACCTTATAGTAGTAGACTTGGTGATCAGTTCATTTAACAATCTGTTCTAaagttttcaaatatatttttggtAACATGACAAGATTTATATCTAAAAAAGCCAAAAAAGCTTAAGATGCTCGAGTAATTGTTTTATCAATAGAAACTGAtataattgtttatttttctagCTGGAGAGATAATAAAATAAGAACAAGAAAACCTGTTGGGATGGGAAACTTTAGCTTTTCCGGCATCTGTTGGTCCAATCAGAGCACGCCAATCAGCAATAGCATTAGTCTTCTCAATATCCATTACAAGCACTGGACCACTGTAAGTTAATAATATTTTGCTCATTGAACTAACAAGTAAAATTGAACAGTATTAAGTACAGtaggaagaaaaataataataatcgtaCTTTAATTACCTTCAAAGAAATCAttgaaaatttttcaaaaagaattGGATAAGAAATTATTAAAGATCACAGTAAATCATGCTTGTGAAAGATAAAGACAAGACAAATTTATTGGCATCAATTACAGAAAATATATACCATAATGTTCATATATGTAAGTAGGAACTAAGAAGAAGGGTAGTGATGAAACTTATACGAACATACACAAAATTTTCAAAAGAACAGACAAATTTCATAAGGGAATAAGCAAAACGGGAGGGGAAAGTTAAACAATCAAACAGAAAACTATTGCAcaaagatagagaaaaaggacAACATATGTAACCCACTGAATCATTGTAACCAACCTCAATAAAGCAAacactaaacaagaaaaatcacAAGAGATGAAGTTGGAAGAAAAAGATTTCATCAGTACTAAAAGAATAAGAAGGTAGGGCATCTAGATTCTGCATTTTTTTTCAGATGTCTGGATGAAACAAACCAATGCAAATGCATATGAATTAATGGACATAGTCCAGAAATATAATCATTCTTTACAGGATTGGGCTGAAACCATTCTAAGCGCCTGAAAGGAAGACTAAGCCTAGCACTTTGGTACTTTTTTGGGCTAAGGATCATGTCCCATACTTGGTTCATCAATCTCTTAGGTACGGGATTCTTTGCTCAAGATTCACAAGTGTCAAATGCATAAACAACAAACACTCTATAGCAATTGAGCATTAAAAGTTTAGAACTTTAAAAATTGCAACACTACATTCACAATATGTTTGCTCACCATTAATAAATTAACTTTCTTGGAAGCAAAAAGAAAATTGTATCATTTCCTCTAAGAAAAATGTATCACTCAGTGTGGTTTTTCTTCTGGAAGGTTATTACTGCCATTCACTTTGTATTCTAAAGATTGCCACGTTCAACTAAAAAAAGGATACAATTCCAGTTGTTGAAAGCTATAATAGGGAAAGACAAGTTTAAGAACAAAAGCAGTGATGCAAGAAAATTTCAAGTTAATACCTTGTCATGTACTcaacaagatttggaaagaaGCTCTTTTCAGAATGTTCGGAGTAGAACAGTGACACATTTCTCACATCAAGCTGGAGCATCATCTCATGGACTATGACAAATCCAGATTGCACAATAACCTGCTTTATCTGGTTTGTGAAGTTACCACGGATTCCATCTGGTTTTATCATAGCCAAAGTTCTCTCCTTTTCCAAAGCTGCATAGCTCAAAGACCTGAAAATACTCGAGAATTTAATCTGCAGGTCAGTACAGTTATCAACTTATCAGGTATCAAAATGATGTCATCCAGAGTCTCTTTTGCAAAGTCAACCAATTATATTATGCACTAAGATAAAGAATTTTTAATAAAATGTATCAAAATGAAAGTAATTCATCAGTGATCACTAAAGTGTAAATTTCTCCAAAATAAGTAAAAGAATAGTATAAGAAAGAATAGGAGAACAAAAGATAGCTCTAAGTAAAGCAAACTATTTTTTTGTTAGAAGAACAAAAAGATAAGCTTGTATCTCAATGTTAGAATAGGAGAAATTGAAAGCATCAATGAAAACTCTCGAGATAGCTAGATTCATGTTCAATAATGGAACAACTCTAGGCATAAACAGATAGAAGAATGGTAAACGCCCAAATatgaaaacacacacacacaccaaaaaTCAAAAGCCAACATTTTTAGAAAGAACCGGAATGACAAAATTAAGCTGACAGCTACCACATAAATGAGAAAGAATCGTTCAATATTCAATAAAAATAAGAATCATGCAGCAATTATGGAAAGAAATTCTGCAATAGCTACAACGTAGTTTGTCAGCTATAGCTATTGCTACATCGTACGTGACAACAAGACCTGGACAGAAAGAGAATCTCAGTTTGTCAACCAACCAATTCTATGATGATGAATCACGTGGACAAAAATAACAACAAAAAGCAAAAGTTATTAATCTAGAAAAAATTCTTAATAaggtaaaaaaaaatagaaagtgTCTTATCATATGAAAATATAGCCAACAAGCCTAAAAGGTTGTATTGCTGAGTGATCCTTAAAGGTGATGAAAGATACCACAATATCACAATCACATACATCAAATGCAAAACATTTATTCCCAAATCAACAAAATAGACCTAATTAACATGAAAAGATTTATAGATATAAGAGCTATGGGTTTTAAGCTAAAAGGTAATCTAACAAAAACAAGCTAACAAATGAAGCAAGTAGATTGATCTTAATATAGTAAACAGAGGGAAGAAAATCTTCTTCTTTTACACTGGGGAAAATATTCCAAACTCATCATGGAAAAGATTATTCAGCTTCGAGAAGGCTCAAATTCACGTAATAGCGAAAGATCGTAAGGTTGAAACTCTGAAACAAATGTCTTGCGTTGTTTCCTCATAACGACAAAATGTGTCTCCACtatttaaagaacaaaaagatacAATtttagaaaagaacaaaaagaagatcCAAAATCTTCACAGCCGTTTCTTCAAATAAAACCAAGATGACTCAAACAAGCTCCGTACACTAAGAGAGCAGGAATCTAATTGCAATCACGCAATAGCACACCAGAAGATTCAATTTATCGAAGAAAAATCGAGACCTTAAGCAAAATCCGAcagaataatatatttgaaaTCTATCTAAAATAAAAAACATTCGAAACAAAATAAACCAAAATCCTTAGAGTAGTATGGCGCAAGACCTGCGGGTTTACTTACTGAAGGAAGAGGATgacgaggaggtggagaaggaaGACCGAGATCAGCCGCATCGGGAGCGGAGGGTGATCGGCGGATCAAATCGGGAACGCTTCGCCTTCGGAGGCCATTAGGGATCGCAGCTCAGGTGCCTTGGGTGGGATAACCACATGCGGCCTATCTAACTCGGATCCGAGTCGAGTCCGACCATGATCCGTTTTCTTCGACACTATGGCCCCGATCCGAATCCGATCCAAAGAGGAAACCAAACGGATCCATACGCAAATCCGAATCTGATGCGGgttagttttatttatttattcattcatTTTGTTGATTTTAGACAATATTTGCCAAATATGGaataaataatgatatatatattttgtggaattttattttgatttatttgaataataaaagaaaaattgtatgagatatatgataaggtatattttaggTCCAGGTCATGTCACGATCAATGTCACGCCACACAATAGCCAAGTCAGTAAGAGAAGCACTCCCACGCGTCGAGCCAGAATCCGCACCAAGGCGTTGCTTGGTACGTCCCGTCCCGATAAGCCCGGGACGATGCCGCATGGCGTCGTTCCGCGTGTCCCGGGACGACGGTCGCACAAAGGTACTATCTCACCTCTCGAGGATCGACCGTCATGCCAAACCCTCATACaaccgaccctcgtacagtagtataaaagttCCTGACCGGCATCCGACCCGAGGAGAGGCATAAACAAATCAACCCACCAATGACTCGCTCGTAAGAGGGGGCCAAAGTCGGCAAACACTCGACGAGGGTCATACTTGCAGGAAAGCGACCACCCTCGAGCTATGAGCATTCCGACCTTGGAGTCGTCAACCAGCGTCCCGACAACGAGCCGCTAACCGGCATCCGGACCAAGAGACGTTGATCCACTTCCCGACGCCGACACCCCGTCGCAAGGGCTCGATCGACCTCGACGACCAACTCAACCgatcgaagactcccgacatcaacCCGTGGACCcgaccgtgctgactcatcagtcacGACCCATTAGTTCACCAACAATATACATCAAAAGAAATGGTGGAAACTTTGTGGCTACGAATGCTTGAAATAATTGACTTCAAGCCACTGCATCACTCAAGTCGAACCTCGGAAGCTTTGTCaagctaaagaagaagaagaaagagctgCCATCTCCAAACCGTCCTTCCATGGTTGCGAGTGCAAGCTTCTTCTTCCCACGGTGGACTCCTTCATACAACATGGCATAGAGAGAAGAGTgtttcatccaacaaaattattaGATTTCATGAAAGGGAGGTTGACCTAAATAGAGACATTTACAAGGATTTACAAGGAGATTTGAAAGGGAGGTTGACCTAAATAGAGACATTTACAAGGATTTCATGAAAAGGAGGTTGACCTAAAACGCAGAGAGAGCATTTTGATTTGGATGTAAGAATTTACAAGGAGatttgaagagaaaaaaaaaaaattaagggaaaaatatttctattatctcatatttttttttttgttgtctttCTTGTTTCATGTTAAGCAATTTAATTGTTGGAAAACTAAATAGAGACACTAAATCCCAAACAATTGCCACTTTTATTTGGTTTTACCACGAATCTTGATGCATGTGTTGTGGTCACTCGCTCGACGTTTACCGTCATGTTCTCGGCTTCACCGGGCCGCAGTAGAGAGGCAGCTGCTCGACCGAGCGAGTGAGCTGCGGGTGGAGTCGCTGCCGTCGTCCTTCACCGTCCCCCTGCGAGGGCTGGTTGGTGTTGACCGCGTCGCCCGGGGCGAGTCGAGGCTGCGGCGGAAGAGCTGCCGCAAGGCGGCGATCATGGGCTCGGCGGTGTTGAGGGGCGGCCGCGCGGCGCGGAAGCTCTCGGAGAAGCTCGTGTGGCGGACGAGCGCCTCCTCCGTGGACATCCGCCGGCCCGCGCGGCCGATCTCGTCCTCCACGGCCTCGCCGCAGAGGCCGCACACCCACCGCCCGCTGAACCGCCCCCGGACCGCCTCGACGTACGCCGGCGTGCACTCCTCCGTCAGCCCGCAGCACTCGCACACCGCCGACACCACCTCCGGCCTCGCCTCGCCGCCCCACACATCGTCCGACATCACTCGAAAATCCTATCTATCTTCCACCACCGTGCAGTCCGAGACAGCCGCGAACAGAgccaaaaacaaaaaggaaatcaCGCTACGTCTCCTCCTCCCACTGCGATCACCTCCGCTGCTAACGCCAGTGGCATTGCGAGGCCCATAAGGAAATCATCTCCGTGGCGATGGAGTCGACTGCGAGACGGGGTCTTATGCTTGGTAGGACTGGAGATGGATCCGCTGGCCAATGATTGGTAGGCACAGTGGATGCCGTCGCAATCTTGAGACTTGCGACATTGAACACAATTAAGAATCTAAGAAGATAATGAAGGTTCATTTAATTGCTCAATCAATAGAGATATGACAACTATTGATTGAGAAATCTGATTAGGTTCATTTAATGTCAAATTATCCTTGTAGATTTTGACACCAAATGCTTGCTTACTCCTAAAACACAAAATATATgaaccttttttctttctttctttcattagGACTAAATATAACAGCACGTGAATAAGACAATGGGATTCTCCCAAGAGACACCCACCACCAAGGCTTTGGTGTGTGAGCAAGAGAAAGGAACGAGTGTGGTCCTCATTGGCCAATTATTGAGGGTGAATCGACTAATAAAAGAGATGTGAGTGATCTATGCAATGAGGTTGATCAAAGCTGTGGGTGCTTAGATAAATACTTACTTGTATCATATCCTTTGAGCTTCCGTAGATGATCATGTGTTTATACTTTATATTAGTAACACTAAAAATCACAAATGAGGTGATTAAATCAGGACATtgtaatgatattattttagttagatatttaattattattatatatttcaaCTCAAAGTAtatgtaaatatttattttttttatttgagctTCAAATTACTGACGCTTATAGTCAGTCACATTTTTCATCATGTATGATAGCTTCACCAACAAAACAAAACATATGTCTTTAATTGAGCTTCCACTTGAATGACACACAAGTTCATGTGCAACACGTGCCACGTCAAATCAATGGAAGCTCACATCAAAGTGGTGGGACCAGCCAATTCAAGCCTCGGTGGCACACATCGGACCGAACATGTTTGATCTCTTTCTCTGGTGTCCAAGGAAAAGTCTTGTGATGGAATTGATTGATGTGGCGATGGAGCCTTATCCGCCGGAGGTGCGCTTCAATTCAGCGGAGCGGTTGTGTTGGTTGTGGCGAGGGGACAGCCACCTGCTCGTGCTCTTTTGTTTAAGCAGAAATGCTGCAACACGTTTCAGTATAAAATCCATTGGATTTTGCTGTTTGGAGTTTAATTATAGATCAGTCTTTGTCTACTTACTATTTGCAACGCGATACCTGTAGGTCATAAATTTTCGAAGAATCTAATGATAGGGCATATTCTGGATCTTGATCACGTCACGACCCACGCACGTCACGCCCTTACCGAGTCAGCACGAAAGCTGACTTCTCGCATTGAATCGAAGCCCGTACAGGGAAGTACCCCCTCGGCAAGTCtcatcccggaaagctcgggacgacgTCGTATGGCACCGTTCCGCGCATACCGGGCGACGATCGCATGAAGGTACTATCTCGTTACTCGAAGGATCGGTCGTCACGCCAAATCCGCGTACGATCGATCCTCGAGCAATAGTATAAAAACCTCTGATCGAAACCTGaccagagagagaaaaaaaagagaggacaAACAGACTACTGACTCAATCTCCGAGGGGCCCAAGTTAGAAATCTCTCGACCACGGCCTGTGTGCAGGAACCCGGACATGCGGCTGCCCTGGTTTTATCAATGTACAGTTTTATCAATTCATCTGTAAATGTACACCTAATCTGACACAATGAAGCACTTGCTCCAACTGATAACATATGTTGCTGTCCTAAACAGAGTTCCAAACGCCGTGATGTGCAAGTTCACAAAACTATGGCAAACATAAAAATTAAGTAGCTTTACCATCGAGCACAATGTCACTAAATTTAGCATTTGAATCATCACAAGGAAAGATGCAAAACGCAATGCTGAGAATATAAAATAAGGAATATAAATTAGTAAAGTGGTTTCATCTTCCACAGTAGAGTTATTGTGTGCAAACACCATTTGAAATGGTTTAGATCTTTAGAACAATAATTACATTGAGAAACATGAATACGATGAACTTATCTGCTTGCTTATATTAACTCCTCCAGTAGAAACCATAtctttgtttcttggacttcccaatctgaatatatatcaaatatagGAATGAAGAGGAGGGAAGAAGGAAGGGTTCAAATATCTAATATTTCAATCCAGAGTAACACCAGTTGATTACCACCAGGCGGCTCAGGATGTGCTCCTTCAGCAACCAGCGGCCTTGAGGAAGTTATCGAAGGGGCTTGATGCTGGAAGCTGATATAACTGGGGCTGGTAATGGTACCCGACAGCACAAAAAGATGCAGTGCTGGTAGGGGCTTGATATGTGTATGAAACAATGTTCGGCTCAAGGAAGGGATTTCCAATCTGCAAAACCATCGAAGCTGAACTTAGTGCATGAAGGTGCAGAAACAATGTCACACATGTAGGTTGTGTCTAAATCACAGTTACAGAATGAATGATAAACCTCAAGACCATCttaagtttataagaaaaaaacAATTGTTTATGGTTAAAATTTTAGGAAATCCACAAAATAGAATAAAATATTGAGTTCTTTAGCAAAGTATTTCAGGGGCAAGAAAATATTCCAGAACTATTAgtccagacagagtacttggaatTAAATAGAATGTAAAACCCGGGAGATTTGAGGCTCTATGGAAGGCAATATATTATAAGTCAATCACATTCTCGGAGACGATATTAAAAGCTCAAGGTCAAAAGTAAATTCTTCGAATTTTTTCTGGTAGTATAGCAAAGAGGGGAAAAAAACAAGATTCTATACCAAACCCAGTGTAGAATCTGCACACTTAATTATATATTAAGTTATTAACGAATAATGAAAATATGCACACTTAATTATATATTAAGTTATTAACATAATTCTATACCAAACCCAGTGTAAAACTTTCCATACCCATTGAGAAGTTTCTGTGCACGAGTATAGGGATATTGTCACTTCATTCTGATTTTGTGAATTGCCACTCAAAATGATGTCCGGTTTCTGTTGGGCACTCATGAAGATGGATAATTTTTGCTGCTTCCCCATCAGAAGAGCTTCACAGTTGCCAGCCATTTCTCCAAATGGTATATTACAGTTGTTTGACACCGATAATCTTCCAACTTGCCATGCTGTCTCCAGAACCTGCAccattatatattttttcaaatgttAACTATAATAGAAAAGTTATCGAAGGTTCATGCATGGAAAAATATGTACAGTGCTTGGTGTCATtgcttaaaaattaaaataaactgAACACATACAAGGGTTTAAAGCTTGTCAAATTTGTTGGAAGAATAAGGGTAATAATTTTCTTCCATGTCCAGTAATGGTGgattataaatatatgatatatgCTATCACATGAATTAACTGATGTCCCTAAATCCTTATTTTGTTCTGAACTCCATATATAGGCTCTGCTTCAGTAATCTTATTGTTTCAGCAAAACAAATCAACCAAAAAATCTTTTGAAAATAATTGAAGCTAATGACAAAAGCTAACAACAAAAAAATTTTGCTGTGTCAAACAAGATATAGCAGAAACACATGTTACTTGTGTTGCCAAGGTGCCCCACAGAATTTGGATGATAAGAATAAGTTGCTTGTACATAGAGTCATAGCAAGAAAAAATGATTCTCTTTAATGAGAATGAGCATATGATTTCATTGAAAAATAGTAAAGTGAGCATTTGAAAGGCACCCGGATTTACAATGTCTTTTAAAGAAAAGCGATTGCTAGAAGTCAGCTAGAATAACAGATTATCAACAGCTACTATGAACTTGTCAACCCTGGTTCAATTGAAGTTTTGACAATAAAGAACGTTATGCCATAAATTTAGTGAATACAGTATCACTGACTTATGAAACAGAATAGGACAAAGATTGTCATCATCAGTCATAGTTGTGTAACATGCTATTCTTAGAACGTCATATATTTGTATCAACAAGACAACATTGTCTCATCAGAAGGCAAATACGACAATGTTATCACAGAAAATACAGGAAAATTAAATGCTTTGACAGCCTAAGGCAATTTGGTAAGAAGGTTTAGGATGAGGTGCCACCCAAACAAACAATGACTGCTGCAGACCAACAAGTAGCATTATATGCAAGTTGAGGAACTGCCAATTATTAATCAATATCATTGTTAGTTTAAGAACAGGGCATAATCATCCAAGACTTTAAGCACACATGGGTATATTCAGTATCTTATGCAATAAAGAAAATTTGGAATAGTGGAAACAAGCCTTCCCAATATGAATCTAGCAAATTCTAGCAAATAAGCAGAAGAAACCATAGATTTTCATTATATCTGGAAATGAGTTAAGGGCAACTATGATGGTACGGTCCTGGCATGGTCTTGTCTGGAAGTCATAAAGGCAGCTTTTACAACAGATTTCATTCTTCCATACTCAACCAAAGTAAGATATATAAAGTGAAGCTAGTTGGCTTCCTATTCATGTTAGAAACTATATGCTTCATCTTCCAAACTGACCAGAAGAGAAAGTCAAAAGATTGTTATTTTTAAGTCATATTTCATATTTTCTACTTGGTTACTCGAGTAccaagtgatatatatatatatatatatatatatatatatatatatatatatatatatatatatatatacatacatacatatatatatatatatatatatacatacatatatatatatacatacatatatatatatatacatacatatatatatatatatacatacatatatatatatatatataaatatatatacatacatatatatatattacaaaatcATATGAATCTCCAACATATGTTAGTCCTATCCAAATCAGATGACATAATGGTGATAGATGGAGGACAtaaaaagaataggaaggattcgcCCTAGTAGATCCGAGTAAAGTTTGTTCAGAATCAGTAATACACAAAGTTTAAAAGATCACAAAGGAAGTTGTTCTACTAAATCTTCCAAAAAAGACCAGACTGATTGTCCTATAAGTTTCATCCTAGGGTCCATTTTGACAAATTCACCTAATGACCAGGTTATACTTGATGGTGAAAGGGTTGTTCAAGTATGAAGGAAATGTATCACTAGGAAGCACCGATGGACTGAATTCTGACACCAGAACATGTCATATACTATGACTCAAAGTTACTGAAGAGGGTCACGCATTGTGAACATACCGATTCTAGTATCTGATTGACACTCAGAaggttgttcttcactgtcaactGTGATTCAGAATCTGCGGGATTCTCAAATGATTCAGTGAAGTCATCATCTATTGCAAGAAGTGCAGGCATGACCTGAAAAAATGGAAACCGATCAACTTCAAGTATTGCATTTATCACCAAATAATCTGAAATCATCTAATTTTCCATACCTCTTGAGATTTCAAGTCTTTCTTTGAGCACAATGGGGAATTAAAACCAGGTAGTTCAATAAATTGAGCCCCTAGCGGACAAACATCATCTGGTGAAAAATCACTAAGGAGCTGTTTCTTTAGAGTAGATAACTCTGACTGCACAGACACAACGAAATCAACAACCATTATAGATGAACCTATACTACAAAGACAGTATGGTAAAGCAATCTGAAAGCTGACAGTGATTACATCTGGTAGATCTCCTAAACTATTGACAATCATGGAAACCATAGCCTCTGTTGAGACATGTCCTGCTGTTGTTATTGCTGAAAGAGACTCCAAAGAAGCATTGTCATCCTCTTTTGATCCATAGACTTTTATTTGATTATCAGCAGCAGCTTTTGAAACCTCCAATCTGCAGTCCTCGACCAAGTGGAGGAATGGATCAACCTAAAAGACATCACATATTATGAAGGTTAATATTTTCTTAGAATCAACTCAACATTAAATATCAGAATTCAAAATTGTGCAAATCATGGAGTGGATGTAGCTTGCATACAGAAGTTTAAGCTACCACTAAAATAACTAAAATATACATCAAGTAAGAAATGGTGGTTGCTGATTATTCCATAAACGTCAGAAGAGTTCTACTgcaatttaaattattatatgatCAACACCAAGTAAAGACCCTGACACAATCAATGTCATACTTAAAGCTGAAGCAGTAGTGTCTATAAATTGTGGGT comes from Musa acuminata AAA Group cultivar baxijiao chromosome BXJ3-3, Cavendish_Baxijiao_AAA, whole genome shotgun sequence and encodes:
- the LOC103977443 gene encoding probable nucleoside diphosphate kinase 5 isoform X1, producing the protein MRLISVFLLHLLVILFLQSLSYAALEKERTLAMIKPDGIRGNFTNQIKQVIVQSGFVIVHEMMLQLDVRNVSLFYSEHSEKSFFPNLVEYMTSGPVLVMDIEKTNAIADWRALIGPTDAGKAKVSHPNRYHQVHQINFSPKVRHLDFPLGRLLIGLLSLSIRAMCGSNSERNCVHGSDSPQSAAREISFFFGEISPGIILHDEL
- the LOC103977443 gene encoding probable nucleoside diphosphate kinase 5 isoform X3; this encodes MRLISVFLLHLLVILFLQSLSYAALEKERTLAMIKPDGIRGNFTNQIKQVIVQSGFVIVHEMMLQLDVRNVSLFYSEHSEKSFFPNLVEYMTSGPVLVMDIEKTNAIADWRALIGPTDAGKAKVSHPNSNEEVAPINFISECNEAEK
- the LOC103977443 gene encoding probable nucleoside diphosphate kinase 5 isoform X2 codes for the protein MRLISVFLLHLLVILFLQSLSYAALEKERTLAMIKPDGIRGNFTNQIKQVIVQSGFVIVHEMMLQLDVRNVSLFYSEHSEKSFFPNLVEYMTSGPVLVMDIEKTNAIADWRALIGPTDAGKAKVSHPNSIRAMCGSNSERNCVHGSDSPQSAAREISFFFGEISPGIILHDEL
- the LOC135632373 gene encoding uncharacterized protein LOC135632373; this translates as MSDDVWGGEARPEVVSAVCECCGLTEECTPAYVEAVRGRFSGRWVCGLCGEAVEDEIGRAGRRMSTEEALVRHTSFSESFRAARPPLNTAEPMIAALRQLFRRSLDSPRATRSTPTSPRRGTVKDDGSDSTRSSLARSSSCLSTAAR